A part of Aurantimicrobium sp. MWH-Uga1 genomic DNA contains:
- the atpA gene encoding F0F1 ATP synthase subunit alpha, with product MAELTISPNEIRDALKDFVSSYKPTKASKTEVGHVIDAADGIAHVEGLPGVMANELIRFEDGTLGLALNLDENEIGVVVLGEFTGIVEGMEVTRTGEVLSVPVGEGYLGRVVDPLGNPIDGLGDIKKVEGRRALELQAPGVMQRKSVHEPMQTGIKAIDAMIPVGRGQRQLIIGDRQTGKTAIAIDTIINQKANWESGDVNKQVRCIYVAIGQKGSTIAAVKGALEDAGAMEYTTIVAAPASDPAGFKYLAPYTGSAIGQHWMYGGKHVLIIFDDLSKQAEAYRAVSLLLRRPPGREAYPGDVFYLHSRLLERCAKLSDELGAGSMTGLPIIETKANDVSAYIPTNVISITDGQIFLQSDLFNANQRPAVDVGISVSRVGGDAQVKSIKKVSGTLKLELAQYRSLEAFAMFASDLDAASRRQLARGARLTELLKQPQYTPYPVEDQVVSIWAGTTGKLDEVPVEDILRFEREFLDYLGRKTKVLTTLRETNVLDDKTVEDLEKAVVAFKKEFQAGDGSSLSSVGNEEFTAIDEDDVNQEKIVKKKR from the coding sequence ATGGCAGAACTCACGATCAGCCCCAACGAGATCCGCGACGCTCTCAAGGACTTCGTTTCTTCCTACAAGCCCACCAAGGCTTCGAAGACCGAGGTTGGCCACGTCATCGACGCAGCCGACGGTATTGCCCACGTTGAGGGTCTGCCCGGTGTGATGGCGAACGAGCTCATCCGCTTCGAAGATGGCACCCTCGGCCTGGCACTGAACCTCGACGAGAACGAGATTGGTGTTGTTGTCCTCGGTGAGTTCACCGGCATCGTTGAAGGTATGGAAGTTACCCGCACTGGCGAGGTTCTCTCCGTTCCTGTTGGCGAAGGCTACCTCGGTCGCGTGGTTGACCCACTGGGTAACCCCATCGATGGTCTCGGCGACATCAAGAAGGTTGAAGGCCGTCGTGCACTCGAGCTTCAGGCTCCTGGCGTGATGCAGCGTAAGTCGGTGCACGAGCCCATGCAGACCGGTATCAAGGCTATTGACGCCATGATCCCTGTTGGACGTGGACAGCGCCAGCTCATCATTGGTGACCGTCAGACCGGTAAGACCGCGATCGCGATCGACACCATCATCAACCAGAAGGCTAACTGGGAATCCGGCGACGTCAACAAGCAGGTTCGCTGCATCTACGTTGCAATCGGCCAGAAGGGTTCCACCATTGCTGCTGTAAAGGGCGCATTGGAAGACGCTGGCGCAATGGAGTACACCACCATCGTGGCTGCTCCTGCATCAGACCCCGCAGGTTTCAAGTACCTTGCTCCCTACACCGGTTCTGCCATTGGTCAGCACTGGATGTACGGCGGCAAGCACGTACTCATCATTTTCGATGACCTCTCCAAGCAGGCAGAGGCTTACCGTGCCGTGTCCCTGCTTCTGCGTCGCCCACCAGGACGCGAAGCATACCCCGGTGACGTGTTCTACTTACACTCCCGTCTGCTCGAGCGTTGTGCAAAGCTCTCCGACGAGCTCGGTGCAGGTTCGATGACTGGTCTTCCTATCATCGAGACCAAGGCCAACGACGTTTCGGCATACATCCCCACCAACGTGATTTCGATCACCGACGGCCAGATCTTCCTGCAGTCCGACCTGTTCAACGCGAACCAGCGTCCAGCGGTTGACGTAGGTATCTCCGTTTCCCGTGTGGGTGGTGACGCTCAGGTCAAGTCGATCAAGAAGGTCTCCGGTACCTTAAAGCTCGAACTGGCCCAGTACCGCTCACTCGAGGCATTCGCGATGTTCGCATCCGACCTTGACGCTGCAAGCCGTCGTCAGCTGGCTCGTGGTGCGCGTCTGACCGAGCTTCTCAAGCAGCCTCAGTACACCCCCTACCCCGTTGAAGACCAGGTTGTCTCCATCTGGGCAGGAACCACTGGCAAGCTGGATGAAGTCCCTGTTGAGGACATCCTGCGCTTTGAGCGTGAATTCCTCGATTACCTCGGTCGCAAGACCAAGGTTCTGACCACTCTGCGCGAGACCAACGTGCTCGATGACAAGACTGTGGAAGACCTCGAGAAGGCTGTTGTTGCCTTCAAGAAGGAATTCCAGGCTGGCGACGGTTCTTCACTGTCCTCCGTGGGCAACGAAGAGTTCACCGCTATCGATGAAGACGACGTCAACCAGGAAAAGATCGTCAAGAAGAAGCGCTAA
- the atpE gene encoding ATP synthase F0 subunit C, whose protein sequence is MDATSVLAEINGNIATVGYGLAAIGPAIGVGIVVGKTIESVARQPELAGRLQVLMYLGIAFTEALAFIGIATYFIFTN, encoded by the coding sequence GTGGACGCAACATCGGTTCTCGCCGAAATCAACGGCAACATTGCCACCGTCGGCTACGGTCTCGCAGCCATTGGCCCCGCTATCGGCGTAGGTATCGTCGTAGGAAAGACCATCGAGTCGGTTGCTCGCCAGCCTGAGCTCGCAGGTCGTCTCCAGGTTCTGATGTACCTGGGTATCGCATTTACCGAGGCACTTGCCTTCATCGGTATCGCTACCTACTTCATCTTCACCAACTAG
- a CDS encoding F0F1 ATP synthase subunit delta: MGSASRHAIDSSKAALAGLGAKANLALGEQLFAAGRALAESAQLRAVLADPAVPTADKTALLSKVFGKGLDATSSKLLGQIVSYRWSNQEDLLAGVEEIAIRAAVSGAKKNESVDAELFAFSRAVSSDAELELSLGSKLGDPQAKAALVVKLLKGKASAATIAIVSSLVQQPRGRRIGALLSYAADVVADQAGASIATVTSAQPIAPAQLTSLSKTLAKVYGRELNINLVIDPAIIGGLRVQVGDDVIDGSVSSRIQELRLQLAG; this comes from the coding sequence ATGGGTAGCGCAAGCAGACACGCAATCGACAGCTCCAAGGCAGCACTTGCTGGTTTGGGAGCAAAGGCAAACCTGGCATTGGGCGAACAGCTCTTTGCTGCAGGTCGTGCCCTTGCAGAGTCTGCCCAATTGCGCGCCGTTCTTGCAGACCCTGCCGTTCCCACTGCTGACAAGACCGCTCTATTGAGCAAAGTCTTCGGCAAGGGACTGGATGCAACCTCCTCCAAACTGCTGGGACAGATTGTCTCCTACCGCTGGTCCAACCAGGAAGACCTGTTGGCCGGTGTCGAAGAAATCGCTATCCGTGCTGCTGTGTCGGGAGCCAAGAAGAATGAATCCGTTGACGCTGAGCTGTTCGCGTTCTCTCGTGCCGTGTCGAGCGACGCAGAACTCGAGCTCAGTCTCGGATCGAAACTTGGTGACCCCCAGGCTAAAGCAGCACTTGTTGTGAAACTGCTCAAGGGCAAGGCATCGGCAGCAACGATTGCTATCGTCTCCTCGCTTGTTCAGCAGCCCCGTGGTCGCCGCATCGGTGCCCTGCTCTCCTACGCAGCAGATGTTGTTGCGGATCAGGCAGGTGCTTCCATTGCCACCGTGACCAGCGCACAACCGATTGCGCCAGCGCAGTTGACCAGCCTGAGTAAGACTCTGGCCAAGGTTTACGGACGCGAGCTCAACATCAACCTTGTCATTGATCCCGCAATCATCGGTGGCCTGCGCGTGCAGGTTGGCGATGACGTGATCGATGGCTCCGTTTCGTCCCGTATTCAAGAACTGCGACTCCAGCTCGCTGGATAG
- a CDS encoding F0F1 ATP synthase subunit gamma yields the protein MGAQLRVYRQKIRSAQTTKKITRAMELISASRIQKAQARVMQSTPYSRAITRAVSAVATYSNVSHVLTTEPEQIRRAAIVILTSDRGLAGAFSSQVLRESEQLAELLREQGKEVVYFLVGRKANAYFSFRQRPAERVWTGGTDQPVFETAQEIASTVLESFMRDYEDGGVDEIHVVYNRFVSMVSQVPHVVRMLPLEVVEGVDEPGENEVLPLYEFEPEADKVLDALLPVYIESRIFNAMLQSAASEHASRQRAMKSASDNADKLIRDYTRLANNARQSEITQQISEIVGGADALSSAK from the coding sequence ATGGGAGCGCAACTTCGGGTCTATAGGCAGAAAATTCGTTCTGCCCAGACGACCAAGAAGATCACGCGTGCAATGGAGCTGATCTCTGCCTCGCGTATTCAAAAAGCGCAGGCACGCGTGATGCAGTCCACGCCATACTCACGTGCGATTACTCGTGCGGTATCTGCTGTGGCCACGTACTCCAACGTGTCCCACGTGCTCACCACCGAGCCTGAGCAGATTCGTCGCGCTGCGATCGTGATCCTCACTTCTGACCGTGGTCTTGCTGGTGCTTTCAGCTCCCAGGTTTTGCGTGAATCTGAGCAGCTGGCAGAACTGCTGCGCGAACAGGGCAAGGAAGTTGTCTACTTCCTCGTTGGTCGTAAGGCAAACGCCTACTTCTCCTTCCGCCAGCGTCCTGCTGAGCGGGTTTGGACCGGTGGCACTGACCAGCCTGTCTTCGAGACCGCTCAGGAGATTGCAAGCACCGTTCTCGAAAGCTTTATGCGCGACTACGAAGACGGCGGCGTCGACGAGATTCACGTTGTCTACAACCGCTTCGTGTCCATGGTTTCTCAGGTTCCCCACGTCGTTCGCATGCTTCCCTTGGAAGTTGTTGAAGGTGTGGACGAGCCCGGAGAAAATGAGGTATTGCCTCTTTACGAATTCGAGCCTGAAGCAGACAAGGTTCTGGATGCTCTCCTCCCGGTATACATTGAGAGCCGCATCTTCAACGCCATGCTTCAGTCGGCTGCGTCCGAACACGCCAGCCGTCAGCGTGCGATGAAGTCCGCCAGCGATAACGCTGACAAACTCATCCGCGACTACACCCGTCTGGCGAACAACGCTCGTCAGTCCGAGATCACGCAGCAAATTTCCGAAATCGTTGGTGGCGCCGACGCCTTGTCGTCCGCCAAGTAA
- a CDS encoding F0F1 ATP synthase subunit B — translation MLQALIVAAEEAPNPLLPATYDLVWSAIIFAVILIFFWKKILPNVSAMLEARSSAIEGNIEKADAAQKEAEEALAKYTAQLADARVEAGKIRDAARADGVKIVAEAKETATVEAARVTATAKAQIEAERQSALVSLKSEVGTMAIDLASGVIGEALTDDKKSKALVDRFLADLEKSEKAAK, via the coding sequence ATGCTTCAGGCACTCATCGTTGCAGCAGAAGAGGCACCAAACCCTCTTCTACCCGCGACGTACGACCTCGTATGGTCGGCGATTATCTTTGCCGTCATCCTGATCTTCTTCTGGAAGAAGATTCTGCCCAACGTTTCAGCCATGCTGGAAGCTCGGAGTTCTGCCATTGAAGGCAACATCGAGAAGGCAGATGCTGCACAGAAGGAAGCAGAAGAGGCACTGGCAAAGTACACCGCTCAGCTTGCTGATGCACGTGTAGAAGCTGGCAAGATTCGTGACGCTGCTCGCGCAGACGGCGTCAAGATTGTTGCCGAAGCCAAGGAAACCGCCACTGTTGAGGCAGCTCGTGTAACCGCGACCGCTAAGGCACAGATTGAGGCAGAGCGCCAGAGCGCTCTGGTTTCCCTCAAGTCTGAAGTGGGAACCATGGCTATCGACCTCGCCTCGGGCGTTATCGGTGAAGCACTCACCGACGACAAGAAGTCCAAGGCATTGGTTGACCGCTTCCTCGCAGATCTAGAAAAGTCGGAGAAGGCAGCTAAGTAA